The Bryobacteraceae bacterium genome includes a window with the following:
- a CDS encoding fumarylacetoacetate hydrolase: MKIGQVYWDGRLTAAVFRDGEAHPIPGYTVLELIDSAPRKKLTFAQMAAQYAAKGGEFLEPAIPVQPREAWACGCTYEMSASFRDAEHGTREGFYRHVYEAPRPEIFFKGTSRVCVGPGAPIGIRCDSKFTAPEPELAVLLGHGGEILGYTLANDVSAWDIERENPLYLPQSKVFTACCALGPWWVTPDEIANPYALEMTCTVRRGDAVIFEGSVSTSKLNRKIETLVEYLMRSNPVPAGSVLLTGTGIIVPQEAALAPDDVVTIRVPEIGTLENPAALV, encoded by the coding sequence ATGAAGATCGGACAGGTGTATTGGGACGGGCGGCTGACGGCGGCGGTGTTCCGCGACGGGGAAGCGCACCCGATCCCTGGCTACACGGTGCTGGAGCTGATCGACAGCGCGCCGCGCAAGAAACTGACGTTTGCGCAGATGGCCGCCCAGTACGCGGCCAAGGGCGGCGAGTTTCTCGAGCCGGCCATCCCGGTGCAGCCCCGCGAGGCATGGGCCTGCGGCTGCACGTATGAAATGAGCGCCTCCTTCCGCGACGCCGAGCACGGCACGCGCGAAGGATTCTACCGCCACGTTTACGAAGCGCCGCGGCCGGAGATTTTCTTCAAGGGCACGTCGCGCGTCTGCGTGGGTCCGGGCGCGCCGATCGGCATCCGGTGCGATTCGAAATTCACCGCGCCGGAGCCCGAGCTGGCCGTGCTGCTGGGCCACGGGGGCGAGATTCTCGGCTACACGCTGGCCAACGACGTCAGCGCGTGGGACATCGAACGCGAGAATCCGCTGTACCTGCCGCAGTCGAAGGTCTTTACGGCCTGCTGCGCGCTGGGGCCGTGGTGGGTGACCCCGGATGAAATCGCCAACCCCTATGCGCTGGAGATGACGTGCACGGTGCGCCGCGGCGACGCGGTGATTTTCGAAGGCAGCGTTTCGACTTCGAAGCTGAACCGGAAGATCGAGACGCTGGTCGAGTACCTGATGCGCTCCAACCCCGTGCCCGCGGGCAGCGTGCTGCTGACCGGCACCGGCATCATCGTGCCGCAGGAAGCGGCGCTGGCGCCGGACGACGTCGTCACGATCCGCGTGCCGGAGATCGGCACGCTGGAAAACCCGGCCGCGCTGGTCTAG
- the ycbD gene encoding putative aldehyde dehydrogenase YcbD, with translation MSAPLFPNYIHGEWVEGPVFENRNPANTDEVVGLFVNGTPADMTRAAEAAAAALPGWASMTGPARGALLFKVADLLEKRFEEISADMTREEGKTLPEAKGEVRRSINIFRYFAGEGSRLGGIVAPSERERVHMFAFRKPIGVCGLVTPWNFPSAIPAWKLAPALICGNTVVIKPASAAPLSAWRIVEACHEAGIPKGVVNFVAGPGKALGEALVDAPPLRAISFTGSCGVGAWLHERASRRRLRIQLEMGGKNPTIVLADANFEAAVENVVNGAFFSTGQKCTATSRAIVEESIYDRFLEALVERTKKLKVGDGMQPGIDMGPCVDEGQMNTVLRYIEIGRRECGEPVCGGRRLTGDGYGKGWFVEPTIFAGVTQDMTIAREEIFGPVLAVMKARDLAHALEIANASEFGLSASLQTSNVSRMFEYIYGIEAGLVTVNLPSAGVEYQLPFGGTKDSSFGPKEQGPAAMEFYSDFKTVYVKY, from the coding sequence ATGAGCGCACCGCTGTTTCCGAACTACATCCATGGCGAGTGGGTCGAAGGGCCCGTGTTTGAGAACCGCAATCCGGCCAACACCGACGAGGTGGTGGGGCTGTTTGTCAACGGCACGCCGGCCGACATGACCCGGGCCGCCGAAGCCGCGGCGGCGGCGCTGCCGGGCTGGGCGTCGATGACCGGCCCCGCGCGAGGCGCGCTGCTGTTCAAAGTGGCCGATCTGCTCGAAAAGCGCTTCGAGGAGATCAGCGCCGACATGACGCGCGAAGAGGGCAAGACGCTGCCCGAAGCCAAAGGAGAGGTTCGCCGCTCGATCAACATCTTCCGGTATTTTGCGGGGGAAGGCTCGCGGCTGGGCGGCATCGTGGCGCCCAGCGAGCGCGAGCGCGTCCACATGTTCGCCTTCCGCAAGCCGATCGGCGTCTGCGGCCTGGTGACGCCGTGGAACTTCCCCAGCGCGATTCCCGCCTGGAAGCTGGCGCCCGCGCTGATCTGCGGCAACACGGTGGTGATCAAGCCCGCCTCGGCCGCGCCGCTGAGCGCGTGGCGCATCGTCGAGGCCTGCCACGAAGCGGGCATTCCGAAAGGCGTGGTGAACTTCGTGGCGGGGCCGGGCAAGGCTCTCGGCGAAGCGCTGGTGGACGCGCCGCCGCTGCGGGCCATCAGTTTCACCGGCTCCTGCGGCGTGGGCGCGTGGCTGCATGAGCGCGCCTCGCGCCGCAGGCTGCGCATCCAGCTTGAGATGGGCGGCAAGAACCCGACCATCGTGCTGGCGGACGCCAATTTCGAAGCCGCCGTGGAGAACGTCGTCAACGGGGCGTTCTTCTCGACCGGCCAGAAGTGCACGGCCACGTCGCGCGCCATCGTCGAGGAGTCCATCTACGACCGGTTCCTCGAAGCGCTGGTGGAGCGAACGAAGAAGCTGAAAGTCGGAGACGGCATGCAGCCGGGCATCGACATGGGCCCCTGCGTCGACGAGGGGCAGATGAACACGGTCCTGCGCTACATCGAGATCGGCCGCAGGGAGTGCGGCGAGCCCGTCTGCGGCGGGCGGCGGCTGACGGGAGACGGCTACGGCAAGGGCTGGTTCGTCGAGCCGACGATCTTCGCCGGCGTCACGCAGGACATGACCATCGCGCGGGAGGAGATCTTCGGCCCCGTGCTGGCGGTGATGAAGGCGCGCGATCTGGCGCACGCGCTCGAAATCGCCAACGCGAGCGAATTCGGCCTGTCGGCGTCGCTGCAGACGTCGAACGTTTCGCGCATGTTCGAGTACATCTACGGCATTGAAGCCGGCCTGGTGACGGTGAACCTGCCGAGCGCGGGCGTCGAATATCAGCTGCCCTTTGGCGGGACGAAAGACTCGAGTTTCGGTCCGAAGGAACAGGGGCCGGCGGCGATGGAGTTCTACTCCGACTTCAAGACCGTTTATGTGAAATACTGA
- a CDS encoding peptidase M16 — protein sequence MRFFCPERTIDVSRLSNGIPVITEKVDSVRSVAAGIWVEAGSRYERPQECGISHFIEHMLFQGTETRTAEDLARQMDALGGLTDAYTGRELVSFSFKVLDENIAEALEIHADLVLHPRFDEAAVEKEKGVILEELKMDADNPETYLTDVFVRHFWKRHPLGQPIIGTRKTIRSFTRDQIRAFHERYYRPENLTLVAAGRVEHERFVELAERHFGRLAPGGVRPEAQPPRADAPLILKSRRSLQQVHLCLGAPAVTARDERTYAAFLLNMILGATISSRLFQNIRERQGLAYSIFSDVVQYLDAGWIGIYAATSADSARKLLGGVMEELRRLKEEPVGEEELRHARQSAKSAMLLSLDSMTTRMSSLARQWLTHGRFFSLEEVAAAVDQVTAQDVQALAQEMFAPGRIGLAMLGRVEEARIGAGDLEC from the coding sequence ATGCGTTTTTTCTGTCCAGAGAGAACCATCGACGTTTCCCGCCTGTCGAACGGAATTCCGGTCATCACCGAGAAAGTGGATTCGGTGCGCAGCGTCGCGGCCGGCATCTGGGTGGAGGCGGGGTCGCGCTACGAGAGGCCGCAGGAGTGCGGCATCTCGCATTTCATTGAACATATGCTCTTCCAGGGCACGGAGACCCGCACGGCCGAAGATCTGGCGCGGCAGATGGATGCGCTGGGCGGCCTGACGGACGCTTACACGGGTCGCGAACTGGTCAGTTTCAGCTTCAAGGTGCTGGACGAAAACATCGCCGAAGCGCTCGAGATCCACGCGGATCTCGTGCTTCATCCCCGGTTCGACGAAGCCGCGGTCGAAAAAGAAAAGGGCGTCATCCTCGAAGAGCTGAAGATGGACGCCGACAATCCGGAGACCTATCTCACGGACGTCTTCGTCCGTCACTTCTGGAAGCGCCATCCTCTGGGGCAGCCCATCATCGGCACCAGGAAGACGATCCGCTCATTCACGCGCGATCAGATCCGCGCCTTTCACGAGCGGTATTACCGGCCGGAGAATCTGACTCTGGTGGCGGCAGGCCGGGTGGAGCACGAGCGGTTCGTCGAGCTGGCGGAGCGGCATTTCGGGCGCCTGGCGCCGGGAGGCGTGAGGCCGGAAGCGCAGCCTCCGAGGGCGGACGCCCCGCTGATTCTGAAAAGCCGCCGCAGCCTGCAGCAGGTTCACCTGTGCCTGGGCGCTCCTGCGGTGACGGCGCGCGACGAGCGGACCTACGCGGCTTTTCTTCTGAACATGATCCTCGGCGCCACGATCAGCTCGCGGCTGTTTCAGAACATCCGCGAGCGGCAGGGGCTGGCGTACTCGATTTTTTCCGATGTCGTGCAGTACCTGGATGCGGGATGGATCGGCATCTACGCCGCCACGTCGGCCGATTCGGCGCGGAAGCTGCTTGGCGGGGTGATGGAAGAACTGCGGCGGCTGAAGGAAGAGCCCGTCGGCGAGGAAGAGTTGCGCCATGCGCGGCAGTCGGCGAAGAGCGCGATGCTGCTGTCGCTGGACTCGATGACGACGCGGATGTCGAGCCTGGCGCGGCAGTGGCTGACGCACGGGCGATTCTTCAGCCTGGAGGAAGTGGCGGCGGCGGTGGATCAAGTGACGGCGCAGGACGTGCAGGCGCTGGCGCAGGAGATGTTCGCGCCCGGACGGATCGGCCTCGCCATGCTCGGGCGCGTCGAGGAGGCGCGCATCGGCGCGGGCGATTTAGAGTGTTAA
- a CDS encoding anion transporter, whose product MAATLIFAATYLVLAIGRFPGLRIDRTGAAIVGASLMVASGALRFDEALRAVDWTTIVLLLGMMIVVANLHLSGFFRLVAARVVEHAHSPKMLLAGIVAVSGVLSALFVNDTMCIVLTPLVVQVTLSLRRNPVPYLLGVAIGANAGSVATITGNPQNMMIGALSGIPYPKFAAALAPVAAMSLLLTWAVLVIVFREEFGSGRFERIDVGRIRVNQPLMWKAAAVSAGMVLFFLRGWPVAQTAIVAGAVLLITRRVKPEKVYHDIDWPLLAMFAGLFIVVRGFETTALERGLLDFAEGTPLDRPAVLSFFSAVASNLVSNVPAVLLFKPVIVKLADPFLSWLTLAMSSTLAGNFTLVGSVANLIVVERARPEVQIRFLDHFKVGGPVTVLSIIAGALWLDWLR is encoded by the coding sequence GTGGCCGCCACCCTGATCTTCGCCGCCACCTATCTGGTTCTGGCCATCGGGCGCTTCCCCGGCCTGCGCATCGACCGCACCGGCGCCGCCATCGTCGGCGCCAGCCTGATGGTCGCCAGCGGCGCGCTGCGGTTCGACGAGGCCCTCCGCGCCGTGGACTGGACCACGATCGTGCTGCTGCTGGGCATGATGATCGTCGTGGCGAACTTGCACCTGTCGGGGTTCTTCCGCCTCGTGGCCGCGCGCGTCGTCGAGCACGCCCACAGCCCGAAGATGCTGCTGGCCGGCATCGTCGCCGTCAGCGGCGTGCTGTCGGCGCTGTTCGTCAACGACACCATGTGCATCGTGCTCACGCCTCTGGTCGTGCAGGTGACGCTTTCCTTGCGGCGCAATCCGGTGCCTTACCTGCTTGGCGTCGCCATCGGCGCGAACGCCGGCAGCGTCGCCACCATCACCGGCAACCCGCAGAACATGATGATCGGCGCGCTCTCCGGCATCCCCTATCCGAAGTTCGCCGCCGCCCTCGCGCCCGTCGCCGCCATGTCGCTGCTGCTGACGTGGGCCGTGCTCGTCATCGTCTTCCGCGAGGAGTTCGGCTCCGGACGGTTCGAGCGCATCGACGTCGGCCGCATCCGCGTCAACCAGCCGCTGATGTGGAAGGCCGCAGCCGTCTCGGCCGGCATGGTGCTGTTCTTTCTCCGCGGCTGGCCGGTGGCGCAGACGGCCATCGTGGCCGGCGCCGTCCTGCTGATCACGCGCCGCGTCAAGCCCGAGAAGGTCTATCACGACATCGACTGGCCGCTGCTGGCCATGTTCGCCGGACTGTTCATCGTCGTGCGGGGCTTCGAAACGACGGCGCTCGAGCGCGGCCTGCTCGATTTCGCCGAGGGCACGCCGCTCGACCGGCCGGCCGTGCTCAGCTTCTTCTCCGCCGTTGCGTCGAACCTCGTCAGCAACGTCCCCGCCGTGCTCCTCTTCAAACCCGTCATCGTGAAGCTGGCCGATCCCTTCCTGAGCTGGCTCACGCTCGCCATGTCCTCGACGCTCGCAGGCAACTTCACTCTGGTCGGCTCCGTGGCGAACCTCATCGTCGTGGAAAGAGCCCGGCCCGAGGTGCAGATCCGCTTCCTCGACCACTTCAAGGTTGGCGGGCCGGTGACGGTGCTGTCCATCATCGCCGGGGCTTTGTGGCTCGACTGGCTGCGCTGA
- a CDS encoding glucosyltransferase: MDWFAWPLLALAAGSWVYCLLTVWAVLDWRRVRPGTGNSAEPISVLKPLHGLDEGLEENLRTFFEQDYPAFELLFAARQEDDAGLALARRLSKEYAGVPARFFVTGEPPYANAKVWSLEIMMREAAHDLLVMSDSDIRVSRDMLRTVAAEFAEPGLGVATCPYRAVPGASFWSLLEALGMNTEFWGGAFTARLVERGVHFAVGPTLAARRRVVAEIGGWPRLSAYLAEDFVLGQFAAERGHGVILSSYVIEHRIGSQPWRANFAHRLRWNRSTRRSRPWGYVGQVFTNPLPLGLAAAAALPAWASPVLITTAALRALSAWAVSQLALRDPLCRRFWFLVPLQDLLSFAFWLAGFFGNTIEWRGRSYRLLRDGRFEPLQRPR, from the coding sequence ATGGACTGGTTTGCGTGGCCGTTGCTCGCCCTGGCCGCCGGTTCGTGGGTGTATTGCCTGCTCACTGTGTGGGCGGTGCTCGACTGGCGCCGCGTGCGTCCGGGAACTGGAAATTCCGCAGAGCCCATATCCGTTCTCAAGCCTCTGCATGGGCTCGATGAAGGGCTCGAAGAGAACCTGCGCACGTTCTTCGAGCAGGACTACCCTGCGTTCGAGCTGCTGTTCGCCGCCCGGCAGGAAGACGATGCCGGGCTGGCTCTGGCGCGGCGTCTCAGCAAAGAGTATGCGGGCGTGCCCGCGCGGTTTTTCGTGACCGGCGAGCCGCCGTATGCGAACGCCAAGGTCTGGAGCCTCGAGATCATGATGCGCGAGGCCGCGCATGATCTGCTGGTGATGAGCGATTCCGACATCCGTGTCTCGCGGGACATGCTGCGCACGGTCGCGGCGGAATTCGCCGAGCCGGGCCTCGGCGTGGCCACCTGCCCCTACCGCGCCGTACCCGGAGCCAGCTTCTGGTCCCTGCTCGAAGCGCTGGGGATGAACACGGAATTCTGGGGCGGGGCGTTCACCGCGCGGCTGGTGGAGCGCGGCGTCCATTTCGCCGTGGGACCGACGCTCGCCGCGCGCCGGCGCGTCGTCGCAGAGATCGGCGGCTGGCCGAGGCTGAGCGCGTATCTGGCCGAGGATTTCGTTCTCGGGCAGTTCGCCGCGGAGCGCGGCCATGGCGTCATTCTCTCTTCGTATGTGATCGAACACCGCATCGGCTCGCAGCCCTGGCGGGCGAACTTCGCGCACCGCCTGCGCTGGAACCGCTCGACGCGCCGCTCGCGGCCATGGGGCTATGTGGGACAGGTCTTCACCAACCCGCTGCCGCTGGGGCTTGCGGCGGCGGCGGCTCTGCCCGCCTGGGCGTCTCCGGTGCTGATCACGACCGCGGCTCTGCGCGCTCTTTCCGCCTGGGCGGTGTCGCAACTGGCGCTGCGCGACCCGCTCTGCCGCCGCTTCTGGTTCCTCGTCCCGCTGCAGGACCTGCTGAGCTTCGCCTTCTGGCTGGCGGGCTTTTTCGGGAACACCATCGAGTGGCGCGGCCGCAGTTACCGGCTGCTGCGCGATGGCCGTTTCGAGCCCCTGCAGCGCCCCCGATGA
- the thrS gene encoding threonine--tRNA ligase, with amino-acid sequence MSSPIQVTLPDGSQHTFPPGTTPLDVARSISRRLADDAIVARVNGELWDLTRPIEGDARVEILTPKDPEALEVYRHSTAHLLAAAVLELFPGTKLGIGPPIKDGFYYDFERSEPFTPEDLERIEKKMWELRDRDLPFERRLTPKKEGLAKYKAMGEQMKCELIDERADAVFSEYTLGPHFIDFCRGPHVPSTKKLKAFKLLSVAGAYWKGDEHRQQLQRIYGTAWFSEKELQDYLHKLEEAKKRDHRTLGKQLDLISIQELAGPGLIFFHPKGALVRKLLEDWMREQYLKRGYDLVNTPHVMREQLWQISGHLSHYAENMYAAMELDDARYRLKPMNCPGHILIFRDRQRSYRDLPIRLGELGTVYRYERSGTLHGLFRVRGFTQDDAHIFCRPDQIEDEIVNCLEFAVDVLKTYGFDRYQAEISTWDGGASGKYDGTPDQWQLAESALHRAVERVGLEAKVMEDEAAFYGPKIDVKLVDALDRPWQLSTVQFDFTLPKRFELEYVGEDGAKHQPLMVHRALYGSVERFFGILLEHYAGAFPVWLAPVQAIVLPIADRHIEYARQVCARLAAEGLRAEVDERSEKVNYKIREAQLQKIPYMLVVGDREAASQQVALRTRKGGDLGARSVDEVAAMIAEKNRTRSVED; translated from the coding sequence ATGAGCAGTCCGATTCAGGTGACGCTGCCGGACGGCAGCCAGCACACGTTTCCTCCCGGCACGACGCCGCTCGACGTCGCGCGGTCCATCAGCCGCCGCCTGGCCGACGACGCGATCGTCGCCCGCGTCAATGGCGAGCTGTGGGACCTGACGCGGCCCATCGAAGGCGATGCGCGCGTCGAGATTCTGACCCCGAAGGATCCGGAAGCGCTCGAGGTCTACCGCCACTCGACGGCGCACCTTCTGGCTGCGGCCGTTCTCGAACTGTTTCCCGGCACGAAGCTCGGCATCGGACCTCCAATCAAGGACGGTTTCTATTACGACTTCGAGCGCAGCGAGCCGTTCACTCCCGAGGACCTGGAACGGATCGAAAAGAAAATGTGGGAGCTGCGCGACCGCGACCTTCCGTTCGAGCGCCGGCTGACGCCAAAAAAAGAAGGACTGGCCAAGTACAAAGCGATGGGCGAGCAGATGAAATGCGAGCTCATCGACGAGCGGGCGGACGCCGTGTTTAGCGAGTACACGCTGGGCCCCCACTTCATCGACTTCTGCCGCGGTCCGCACGTGCCCAGCACGAAGAAGCTCAAGGCGTTCAAGCTGCTCTCGGTGGCGGGCGCCTACTGGAAGGGCGACGAGCACCGCCAGCAGCTGCAGCGCATCTACGGCACGGCGTGGTTCAGCGAGAAGGAGCTGCAGGACTACCTGCACAAGCTGGAGGAAGCCAAGAAGCGCGACCACCGCACGCTGGGCAAGCAGCTGGATCTGATCTCGATCCAGGAGCTCGCCGGCCCGGGGCTCATCTTCTTCCATCCGAAAGGCGCGCTGGTGCGCAAGCTGCTGGAAGACTGGATGCGCGAGCAGTACCTGAAGCGCGGCTACGACCTGGTGAACACGCCGCACGTCATGCGCGAGCAGCTCTGGCAGATCAGCGGCCACCTGAGCCACTACGCCGAGAACATGTACGCGGCGATGGAGCTCGATGACGCGCGCTACCGGCTGAAGCCGATGAACTGCCCGGGCCACATCCTGATCTTCCGGGACCGCCAGCGCAGCTACCGCGACCTGCCCATCCGCCTGGGCGAGCTGGGCACGGTGTACCGCTACGAGCGCTCGGGCACGCTGCACGGGCTCTTCCGCGTGCGCGGCTTTACGCAGGACGACGCGCACATCTTCTGCCGCCCGGACCAGATCGAGGACGAAATCGTCAACTGCCTGGAGTTCGCCGTCGACGTGCTGAAGACCTACGGCTTCGACCGCTACCAGGCGGAGATCTCCACCTGGGACGGCGGCGCCAGCGGCAAGTACGACGGCACGCCGGACCAGTGGCAGCTCGCCGAAAGCGCGCTGCACCGCGCCGTGGAGCGCGTCGGACTGGAAGCGAAGGTGATGGAGGACGAGGCGGCGTTCTACGGCCCCAAGATCGACGTCAAGCTCGTCGACGCGCTGGACCGTCCGTGGCAGCTCTCCACCGTGCAGTTCGATTTCACGCTGCCGAAGCGGTTCGAGCTCGAGTACGTCGGCGAGGACGGCGCCAAACACCAGCCGCTGATGGTGCACCGCGCCCTGTACGGCAGCGTGGAAAGGTTCTTCGGCATCCTGCTGGAGCACTACGCGGGCGCGTTTCCGGTCTGGCTGGCGCCGGTGCAGGCCATCGTGCTGCCCATCGCGGACCGCCACATCGAATACGCCCGGCAGGTGTGCGCGCGCCTGGCGGCGGAAGGGCTCCGCGCCGAAGTCGACGAGCGCAGCGAGAAGGTGAACTACAAGATCCGCGAGGCGCAGCTGCAGAAGATCCCCTACATGCTCGTGGTCGGCGACCGCGAAGCGGCCAGCCAGCAGGTGGCGCTGCGCACGCGCAAAGGCGGCGACCTGGGCGCGCGCTCCGTGGACGAAGTGGCGGCCATGATCGCCGAAAAGAACCGCACGCGCTCGGTGGAAGACTAG
- a CDS encoding RNA polymerase sigma factor, which yields MPEKPLQAAREPVSAGEGDLVERAKAGDMEAFAELVRRYERRIYRMARQITQNDEDAEDVLQESFLKAFEHLDSFQGQSKFYTWVTRIAVNESLMKLRKRKSDRTVSLDENIETDEEPIVREIAVWDDTPESKYSQEELREILDRAIDSLKPIFRTVFILRDVEEMSTEETAEVLGLSVAAVKSRLLRARLQLRERLTRVFKRKGDGIFGYAK from the coding sequence ATGCCTGAGAAACCTTTGCAGGCCGCCCGGGAGCCGGTCTCCGCGGGCGAAGGCGATCTGGTGGAACGCGCCAAAGCCGGCGACATGGAGGCCTTCGCCGAGCTCGTGCGCCGCTACGAGCGCCGCATCTACCGCATGGCCCGGCAGATCACGCAGAATGACGAGGATGCCGAGGACGTGCTCCAGGAGAGCTTCCTCAAGGCCTTCGAGCACCTCGATTCTTTCCAGGGGCAGAGCAAATTCTACACCTGGGTGACAAGAATCGCGGTCAACGAGAGCCTGATGAAGCTGAGAAAACGCAAATCGGACCGAACCGTTTCCCTGGATGAAAACATCGAAACAGACGAGGAGCCCATCGTGCGGGAGATCGCCGTATGGGATGACACTCCGGAGTCGAAATACAGCCAGGAGGAATTGCGCGAGATCCTGGACCGGGCCATCGACAGCCTGAAGCCGATCTTCCGGACCGTCTTCATCCTCCGCGACGTCGAGGAGATGAGCACGGAAGAGACAGCCGAGGTGCTGGGGCTCTCCGTGGCGGCGGTGAAGAGCCGCCTGCTGCGGGCGCGCCTGCAGTTGCGCGAGAGGCTGACGCGGGTCTTCAAACGGAAGGGAGACGGGATCTTCGGCTATGCCAAGTAG